One Roseimaritima multifibrata DNA window includes the following coding sequences:
- a CDS encoding DUF1501 domain-containing protein, which produces MKPFPWNQAAQDLGLSRRTLLKACGTGLGALALSDLLATEAAAEASPLAARLPPLPAKAKHVIHLFMNGGPSHVDTFDYKPELAKYDGKTAPMGNLKTERPTGNVLGSPFAFKQYGESGIHVSDLFAKTAEHIDDICVINSMHADVPNHEPSLMLMNTGESRQVRPSMGSWLTYGLGTENQNLPAFVAMCPGGYPIKESQNWQSAFLPGTYQGTYVDSSHSRIDQLIANIDNRRISRDSQRQELDFLQNLNAMHAGDREADGRLNSRIQSFELAYRMQSDAAEAFDVSREPEHVLKAYGEGTQAKQILIARRLVERGVRYVQLWHGAGQPWDNHDDLETAHKRLAGQCDQAIAALLSDLKRTGLLDETLVIWGGEFGRTPVVEMPKKGSNQGKMNGRDHNHHGFTVWMAGGGVRGGQRFGTTDELGFKAVEDRVHVHDLHATILQLMGFDHKQLTYRYAGRDFRLTDVHGRVIDSVIA; this is translated from the coding sequence ATGAAACCGTTTCCTTGGAATCAAGCAGCTCAAGACCTGGGACTTTCTCGTCGGACGCTTTTAAAGGCGTGCGGGACCGGACTGGGGGCGCTGGCGTTAAGTGACCTGTTGGCAACCGAAGCTGCCGCCGAGGCTTCGCCACTTGCTGCGCGTCTGCCTCCGCTGCCGGCCAAAGCCAAACATGTGATTCACCTGTTCATGAACGGTGGACCCAGCCATGTCGATACGTTTGACTACAAGCCTGAATTGGCAAAGTACGACGGCAAGACCGCACCGATGGGGAACCTGAAAACCGAACGCCCGACAGGGAACGTGTTGGGGTCTCCTTTTGCGTTTAAGCAATACGGGGAAAGTGGCATCCATGTCAGCGATTTGTTTGCCAAAACGGCCGAGCATATCGATGATATTTGCGTGATCAATTCCATGCACGCCGATGTGCCCAACCACGAACCTTCATTGATGTTGATGAACACGGGCGAATCCCGCCAGGTTCGGCCTAGTATGGGATCTTGGCTGACTTATGGACTGGGAACCGAAAACCAAAATCTACCTGCATTTGTGGCGATGTGCCCTGGTGGGTATCCGATCAAAGAATCGCAAAATTGGCAGTCGGCGTTTTTGCCGGGGACCTATCAAGGAACCTACGTCGACAGCAGTCATTCACGCATCGATCAACTGATTGCGAATATTGACAATCGACGGATCAGTCGCGATTCACAGCGGCAGGAACTTGATTTTCTGCAAAACCTGAACGCGATGCACGCCGGCGATCGCGAAGCGGATGGACGCCTGAATTCACGGATCCAGTCCTTTGAGCTGGCGTACCGTATGCAATCCGATGCTGCAGAGGCTTTTGATGTCTCGCGTGAACCGGAGCATGTCCTGAAAGCCTACGGTGAAGGGACTCAGGCCAAGCAGATCTTGATCGCCAGACGATTGGTGGAACGAGGCGTCCGCTACGTTCAGCTTTGGCACGGGGCGGGACAACCGTGGGATAATCACGATGACCTGGAAACGGCCCATAAACGGCTCGCCGGTCAGTGTGACCAAGCGATCGCGGCGTTGCTGAGTGACCTGAAACGAACCGGCTTGCTAGACGAAACCCTCGTAATTTGGGGAGGCGAATTTGGTAGGACTCCGGTGGTCGAAATGCCAAAGAAAGGGTCGAACCAGGGCAAAATGAACGGCCGAGATCACAATCATCACGGGTTCACGGTCTGGATGGCAGGCGGCGGTGTTCGCGGAGGCCAACGATTTGGAACAACCGATGAACTGGGGTTCAAGGCGGTAGAAGATCGCGTCCACGTGCACGACCTGCACGCCACGATCCTGCAGTTGATGGGATTCGATCACAAGCAACTAACCTACAGGTACGCAGGTCGAGACTTCCGGCTAACCGACGTCCACGGACGCGTCATCGATTCGGTGATCGCCTAA
- a CDS encoding carboxypeptidase-like regulatory domain-containing protein yields the protein MLKFVPCLFCLAALVLSGCGDGVDNSAVSGTVTLDGAPLEGAVVEFQPTDGRSSVGVTDAEGNYTLQLTASISGAIIGDHKVTITTARAASGGEGSDPLVEAREELLPAKYNEATELTETVESGSNTINFDLQSK from the coding sequence ATGTTGAAATTTGTACCGTGTTTGTTTTGTCTTGCTGCACTTGTGCTTAGCGGGTGTGGAGACGGAGTTGACAATTCTGCGGTTTCCGGAACGGTTACGTTGGACGGGGCCCCTCTGGAAGGGGCGGTTGTCGAATTTCAGCCGACAGACGGTCGCTCTTCCGTTGGAGTTACCGACGCCGAAGGGAACTATACGCTTCAGTTAACCGCGTCTATTAGTGGCGCGATTATCGGTGACCACAAAGTCACCATTACCACGGCCCGAGCCGCCTCTGGTGGCGAAGGAAGTGATCCGTTGGTGGAAGCACGCGAAGAGCTTTTGCCAGCGAAATACAACGAGGCGACCGAGTTAACCGAAACGGTTGAATCGGGAAGTAATACGATTAATTTTGATTTGCAGTCCAAGTAG
- a CDS encoding peptidylprolyl isomerase, which yields MTRPLLSWGSISTLAVAMLLGHADVSAQNAPSESAIREALEVELPESPAALIAVVGQSPILMGDLTPKIDARLKMVVEQQGRPLTEEEEKFGRVNMLRGLLRQAIQGKMLAESFLLSQVSTQDASKRAEVQRMMHGRARKLFYDNRVPQLLEKTETTDRVELDAKLRSEGASLQAQQREFIDSMLGQMYLNEMVNQKPTVSIFEIQTYYDQNSKEFEQKAAAKWEQLTVLFDRFPTREAAAAALAKMGNKALYGGNMQAVAKESSQEPFASSGGVHDWTQKGSLASKPLEEQIFSLPINEMSQFIEDELGLHIIKVTARRKAGVQSIADVQEDIREILRRKKIAADEEKLVKEMEKKIPVWSIFPQDVEGARPLGKTKMAKQVSETLMQR from the coding sequence ATGACACGACCACTCCTATCTTGGGGCTCCATCAGCACCCTCGCCGTGGCGATGCTCCTCGGCCATGCAGACGTTTCGGCTCAGAATGCGCCGTCGGAATCAGCAATCCGGGAAGCGTTAGAGGTCGAACTGCCCGAATCCCCCGCAGCCCTGATCGCCGTTGTCGGGCAATCCCCGATCTTAATGGGGGATCTGACGCCCAAAATCGACGCTCGCCTAAAAATGGTCGTCGAGCAACAGGGGCGGCCACTAACCGAAGAGGAAGAGAAATTCGGACGCGTAAACATGCTCCGTGGACTTTTGCGGCAAGCCATCCAAGGAAAGATGCTAGCGGAATCATTCCTCCTTTCACAAGTCAGCACCCAAGACGCATCCAAAAGGGCGGAAGTCCAACGGATGATGCACGGGCGAGCTCGTAAATTGTTCTACGACAACCGCGTCCCCCAATTGCTGGAAAAGACCGAAACGACCGACAGAGTCGAACTGGATGCGAAACTACGTTCGGAAGGGGCTTCGTTGCAGGCTCAGCAACGAGAATTCATCGACAGCATGCTTGGCCAGATGTACCTGAACGAGATGGTCAATCAGAAACCAACGGTCTCGATTTTTGAAATCCAAACCTATTACGACCAAAACTCAAAAGAATTTGAACAGAAAGCCGCCGCCAAATGGGAGCAATTGACGGTCCTGTTCGATCGTTTCCCAACGAGAGAAGCGGCGGCAGCAGCATTGGCGAAAATGGGCAACAAAGCGCTCTACGGAGGCAACATGCAGGCCGTCGCCAAGGAAAGTTCCCAGGAACCATTTGCCTCCTCCGGCGGCGTTCACGACTGGACCCAAAAAGGTTCGCTCGCTTCCAAGCCCCTGGAAGAACAGATTTTCTCACTGCCAATTAATGAAATGAGCCAATTCATCGAAGATGAGCTCGGTCTTCACATTATCAAAGTCACCGCCAGAAGAAAGGCAGGTGTCCAGTCGATCGCCGATGTCCAAGAAGACATCCGCGAAATCTTGCGAAGGAAGAAGATTGCAGCGGACGAAGAGAAACTAGTCAAAGAGATGGAGAAAAAAATTCCTGTCTGGAGCATCTTCCCACAGGACGTCGAGGGTGCTCGGCCCCTAGGAAAAACCAAAATGGCCAAACAGGTCTCGGAAACCCTGATGCAGCGTTAG
- a CDS encoding DUF1559 domain-containing protein, with translation MSKRRGFTLVELLVVIAIIGVLVGLLLPAVQAAREAARRMQCSNNLKQLALSMHNYQDTHGSLPAGYVDYTPKVDNEGYWSWSALILPFIEQSNLHDQLQVNKLRPSESMALYQVAMQAPMAAFRCPSDVNPGVHDDAIAAGYAITKVPGGGNFGLPVSNYVASNGTANVRQKPATNMKLGTSGAVGPFYRDSKVRLEDIKDGTSNTFLLGERAWEVNGVRTDGGTALAVRDANAKGPTAQDADTGWNQGLVTIFGTVRFGINPPVTASNTEMQNSYMSLHPSGSQFAYADGSVHFVSETIATNQLSPWYIDSPLEALVGIRDGVPVTGP, from the coding sequence ATGTCTAAACGTCGTGGATTTACTCTTGTTGAATTGTTGGTGGTCATTGCGATCATCGGCGTGCTTGTCGGGTTGCTGCTTCCTGCAGTCCAGGCCGCTCGTGAAGCAGCCAGACGCATGCAGTGCAGCAATAATTTGAAGCAGCTGGCCTTGTCGATGCATAACTACCAAGACACTCATGGCTCGTTGCCTGCCGGTTATGTCGATTACACTCCAAAAGTTGACAACGAGGGCTACTGGTCCTGGAGTGCTCTGATTTTGCCGTTTATCGAGCAATCCAACCTGCACGATCAGCTTCAGGTCAATAAATTGCGTCCCAGTGAGTCAATGGCTTTGTATCAGGTCGCCATGCAGGCCCCTATGGCTGCATTTCGCTGTCCTTCGGACGTGAACCCTGGCGTTCATGACGACGCGATCGCAGCTGGATATGCGATCACAAAAGTTCCAGGCGGAGGCAACTTTGGACTTCCCGTTTCGAATTACGTCGCCAGCAATGGCACCGCGAACGTTCGTCAAAAACCGGCAACGAACATGAAACTTGGCACCAGTGGTGCCGTGGGGCCTTTCTACCGCGATAGCAAGGTGCGGCTAGAAGACATTAAAGACGGAACCAGCAACACGTTTTTGCTTGGAGAGCGTGCCTGGGAAGTTAATGGCGTCCGAACCGACGGTGGGACGGCACTCGCCGTTCGCGATGCAAATGCCAAGGGGCCGACTGCCCAAGATGCGGATACGGGTTGGAATCAGGGGCTGGTAACGATTTTCGGTACGGTCCGTTTCGGAATCAATCCTCCTGTGACCGCATCGAATACCGAAATGCAGAACTCGTACATGAGCCTGCATCCCAGCGGTTCTCAGTTTGCTTATGCAGACGGTAGCGTGCACTTTGTCTCTGAAACGATCGCCACCAACCAACTAAGTCCGTGGTATATCGACAGTCCACTGGAAGCCCTCGTTGGGATTCGTGACGGCGTGCCTGTTACCGGTCCATAA